From one Azospirillum sp. TSH100 genomic stretch:
- the argE gene encoding acetylornithine deacetylase, whose product MTVIDILKDLIAFPSVVGTPNCAIVDGIRSILEGAGLRVRVLPGPEGDRYNLFATVGPAMIPGYVLSGHMDVVPASEPDWSSDPFRLRADGNRLYGRGTSDMKGFIAAALAALPALTAAPLARPIHFAFTYDEEAGCQGAPHLMPHLPSLCAPPLGVIVGEPSGLRAIRAHKGKVAARLTVRGRSGHSSRPDQGLNAIHAMTDALTAAVAQADRLSQGPLDSVFEPPYSSLQVGTIQGGLAVNIIPDACTAEFEARAIAGVDPVTLLEPVREAAVRLEERGFVVDWTQTGAYPALFLAAHSPLARLLEELTGQEPLAAVSYGTEAGLYQTAGIDAIICGPGDIARAHRPNEHILVEELTACQSMIEALGRRCRL is encoded by the coding sequence ATGACCGTGATCGACATTCTGAAGGATCTGATTGCCTTCCCGTCCGTCGTCGGAACCCCGAACTGCGCCATCGTCGACGGAATCCGCAGCATTCTGGAGGGTGCCGGACTGCGCGTGCGGGTGCTGCCGGGGCCGGAGGGCGACCGGTACAACCTGTTCGCCACCGTCGGTCCGGCGATGATTCCCGGCTATGTCCTGTCCGGCCATATGGACGTGGTGCCGGCGAGCGAACCGGACTGGTCCAGCGACCCGTTCCGGCTGCGTGCCGACGGCAACCGGCTGTACGGGCGCGGCACCTCGGACATGAAGGGCTTCATCGCGGCGGCTCTGGCGGCGCTGCCGGCCCTGACCGCCGCACCGCTGGCCCGGCCGATCCATTTTGCCTTCACCTATGACGAGGAGGCCGGCTGCCAGGGCGCGCCGCATCTTATGCCGCATCTGCCCAGCCTGTGCGCGCCGCCGCTGGGTGTCATCGTCGGCGAGCCGAGCGGCCTGCGCGCCATCCGCGCCCACAAGGGCAAGGTGGCGGCCCGGCTGACGGTGCGCGGGCGCTCCGGCCATTCCTCCCGCCCCGACCAGGGGCTGAACGCCATCCACGCCATGACCGACGCGCTGACCGCCGCCGTCGCCCAGGCCGACCGCCTGAGCCAGGGGCCGCTGGATTCGGTGTTCGAGCCGCCCTATTCCTCGCTTCAGGTCGGCACAATCCAGGGCGGGCTGGCGGTGAACATCATCCCCGACGCCTGCACCGCCGAGTTCGAGGCCCGCGCCATCGCAGGCGTCGATCCCGTCACCCTGCTGGAGCCGGTGCGCGAGGCGGCGGTGCGGCTTGAGGAGCGCGGCTTCGTCGTCGACTGGACGCAGACCGGCGCCTATCCCGCGCTGTTCCTGGCCGCGCACTCGCCGCTCGCCCGCCTGCTGGAGGAGCTGACCGGGCAGGAACCGTTGGCCGCCGTCAGTTACGGCACCGAGGCCGGGTTGTACCAGACCGCCGGGATCGACGCGATCATCTGCGGCCCCGGCGACATCGCGCGGGCGCACCGCCCGAACGAACACATCCTCGTCGAGGAGCTGACCGCCTGCCAGTCGATGATCGAAGCGCTGGGCCGGCGTTGTCGTCTTTGA
- a CDS encoding DMT family transporter codes for MPGQTPDSSAGSHAAPVPEPSPLGNSSGNRAGIMLRLVSAGLFVVMSLFVRLASVEAPVGQIVFYRSAFALPPIIAYLMWRRQFPSALKTRQPVGHLKRNIYGGAAMVLSFVSLAYLPLALATALGFLAPLLSVPAAMLFLRERPGAVAIGAALVGFAGVVLMLVPAFEGPTLDHNTIIGVAAGLAMAVATAAGRVEIKTLTATEAPGTIAFYFALLCALGGLASWPFGWITPGGMSLAYLIGAGITGGLAHITMTEAMARASVSTQAPFDYTAMLWALILDAAIFGLLPSPVSLAGAFVIAASALVVPLSDRFVGRLETVRATR; via the coding sequence ATGCCGGGACAGACGCCGGACTCCTCCGCCGGCTCTCATGCCGCCCCCGTGCCCGAACCCTCTCCTCTTGGAAACTCCTCCGGCAACCGTGCCGGTATCATGCTCCGGCTGGTGTCGGCCGGGCTGTTCGTGGTGATGTCACTGTTCGTCCGGCTGGCGTCCGTCGAGGCGCCGGTCGGACAGATCGTTTTCTACCGCAGCGCCTTCGCGCTGCCGCCGATCATCGCCTATCTGATGTGGCGCCGGCAGTTCCCGTCGGCTTTGAAGACCCGGCAGCCGGTTGGGCACCTGAAGCGAAACATCTATGGAGGTGCGGCGATGGTGCTCTCCTTCGTCTCGCTGGCCTATCTGCCTCTGGCGCTGGCGACCGCGCTCGGCTTCCTGGCTCCGCTGCTTTCGGTGCCGGCCGCCATGTTGTTCCTGCGCGAGCGGCCGGGCGCCGTAGCCATCGGCGCGGCGCTGGTCGGGTTCGCCGGTGTGGTCCTGATGCTGGTGCCGGCCTTTGAAGGACCGACGCTGGATCACAACACCATCATCGGGGTGGCGGCGGGACTGGCGATGGCGGTCGCGACCGCCGCCGGCCGGGTCGAGATAAAGACGCTGACCGCCACCGAGGCGCCGGGGACCATCGCATTCTATTTCGCTCTGCTTTGCGCACTCGGCGGGCTGGCGAGCTGGCCGTTCGGCTGGATCACTCCGGGCGGGATGTCGCTGGCCTATCTCATTGGGGCGGGCATCACCGGGGGGCTGGCGCACATCACCATGACTGAGGCGATGGCCCGCGCTTCGGTCTCGACCCAGGCACCTTTCGACTACACCGCCATGCTGTGGGCGCTGATCCTTGACGCGGCCATCTTCGGCCTGCTGCCGTCACCAGTCAGCCTGGCCGGCGCCTTCGTCATCGCGGCGTCGGCACTGGTGGTTCCGCTGTCCGACCGGTTCGTCGGCCGGTTGGAGACGGTGCGGGCCACCCGCTGA
- a CDS encoding hydantoinase/oxoprolinase family protein produces the protein MGEVDWKVGVDIGGTFIDFCALDTKSGRVASLKVLTTPDDPGAELMTGLTLLAEREGMDPRAITRFVHGTTVGMNTVIQRKGAPLALLTNAGFEDVIELARLRMPDTYSLFCSRPDQLVARDMIFGIPTRLRSDGTERQAPDLTAVADAVATLKAKGAVGVVVSFLHSWRDGGHETTVKEEIARLAPDLFVFTSAEVWPVIREYERTTTAILNAYVHPRISGYLSALEERLAGREVPARPLLTKSNGGVMNAAEGKRACVHMLLSGAASGVNGAAWLARQAGEPRILTLDIGGTSADFALIIDGQAQFGVGEMIGEFPLHIPSVSVSSIGIGGGSIASVDGQGVLRVGPESAGSTPGPACYGRGGDWATVTDAMVVCGWLGHSQMAYGQLRMDAGLARAAIKRLADELCRSVEATAQAILDVAVSEMFAEVEKMAARAGVDVRDFALMPFGGGGPMLGVFLARELGMPRVVAPRWPGVVSALGGLVADLRGDFVRTLFAELSPGLMPALREAFAAMGAEGRDWLAAQGHSGAAELMIVADMRYAGQSYEIETPLNPSWLDGDDPNSSSGAIAAAFHAAHARLYDFDDPDGRIEIVNLRLSAIGNGPALQFPTAPDEPCAASPERTVPVFTGGVMTPVGLYRRADLQAGARFQGPAIVAQEDTTFAIPAGTEARVDAHLNLHLTFAE, from the coding sequence ATGGGTGAAGTCGATTGGAAGGTCGGCGTCGACATCGGCGGGACCTTCATCGATTTCTGCGCGCTGGACACCAAGTCGGGCCGAGTGGCGTCGCTGAAGGTGCTGACGACGCCGGACGATCCTGGTGCCGAGTTGATGACCGGCCTGACCCTGCTGGCCGAGCGCGAGGGAATGGACCCGCGCGCGATCACCCGCTTCGTGCACGGCACGACGGTGGGCATGAACACGGTGATCCAGCGCAAGGGTGCACCGCTGGCGCTGCTGACCAACGCGGGGTTCGAGGATGTGATCGAACTCGCCAGGCTGCGCATGCCGGACACCTATTCGCTGTTCTGCTCGCGCCCCGACCAGCTGGTGGCGCGCGACATGATCTTCGGCATCCCCACCCGCCTGCGGTCGGATGGAACCGAGCGTCAGGCTCCCGACCTGACGGCCGTCGCCGATGCCGTGGCAACCCTCAAAGCCAAAGGAGCGGTGGGCGTCGTCGTCTCCTTCCTGCATTCCTGGCGCGACGGCGGCCACGAGACCACGGTGAAGGAGGAGATCGCCCGGCTGGCGCCCGATCTATTCGTCTTCACCTCCGCTGAGGTCTGGCCGGTGATCCGCGAGTATGAACGGACGACCACCGCGATCCTCAACGCCTATGTCCATCCCCGCATCTCCGGCTATCTGTCGGCCCTGGAGGAGCGGCTGGCCGGCCGCGAAGTGCCCGCCCGTCCCCTGCTGACCAAGTCCAACGGCGGCGTGATGAATGCGGCGGAGGGCAAGCGGGCCTGCGTCCATATGCTGCTGTCCGGCGCCGCGTCCGGCGTCAATGGTGCGGCGTGGCTGGCCCGGCAGGCGGGCGAACCGCGCATCCTGACGCTCGACATCGGCGGCACGTCCGCCGACTTCGCGCTCATCATCGACGGCCAGGCCCAGTTCGGCGTTGGCGAGATGATCGGCGAGTTTCCGCTGCACATTCCATCGGTTTCGGTCAGCTCCATCGGCATCGGCGGCGGGTCGATCGCGAGCGTCGACGGGCAGGGCGTGCTGCGTGTCGGCCCGGAATCCGCCGGATCAACGCCGGGTCCGGCCTGCTACGGCCGCGGCGGCGACTGGGCGACGGTGACCGACGCCATGGTGGTATGTGGCTGGCTCGGCCACAGCCAGATGGCTTACGGGCAGCTGCGGATGGATGCCGGCCTCGCCCGCGCCGCCATCAAGCGGTTGGCCGACGAGCTGTGCCGTTCGGTCGAGGCCACCGCCCAGGCCATCCTCGACGTCGCGGTGTCGGAGATGTTCGCGGAGGTCGAGAAGATGGCCGCACGTGCCGGTGTCGATGTGCGGGACTTCGCGCTGATGCCCTTCGGCGGTGGCGGCCCGATGTTGGGGGTGTTCCTGGCGCGCGAGTTGGGTATGCCGCGCGTGGTGGCTCCGCGCTGGCCTGGCGTGGTGTCGGCGCTGGGTGGGCTGGTCGCCGATCTGCGCGGCGATTTCGTCCGCACCCTGTTCGCCGAACTGTCCCCCGGCCTGATGCCGGCGCTGCGCGAGGCCTTCGCAGCGATGGGTGCCGAGGGGCGCGACTGGCTTGCCGCCCAGGGCCATTCCGGTGCGGCGGAACTGATGATCGTCGCCGACATGCGCTATGCCGGCCAGAGTTATGAGATTGAAACGCCGCTAAACCCGTCCTGGCTCGACGGCGACGACCCCAATTCCAGCTCGGGCGCCATCGCCGCCGCCTTCCACGCGGCGCATGCCCGGCTCTACGATTTCGACGACCCGGATGGGCGGATCGAGATCGTCAACCTGCGCCTGTCGGCCATCGGCAACGGTCCTGCATTGCAGTTCCCCACCGCACCGGACGAGCCGTGCGCCGCCTCGCCGGAGCGGACCGTTCCGGTCTTCACCGGTGGCGTCATGACCCCGGTCGGGCTGTACCGGCGTGCCGATCTCCAGGCCGGGGCGCGTTTTCAGGGGCCCGCCATCGTCGCCCAGGAGGACACCACCTTCGCCATTCCGGCCGGGACCGAAGCCCGCGTCGATGCGCACCTCAACCTCCACCTGACCTTCGCGGAGTGA
- a CDS encoding hydantoinase B/oxoprolinase family protein has translation MFDRMKLQVLANHARSAAENMAHTLQRTAHSAFVKETEDFTVMLLNRRGETFGVPMELGATWYPGLTYGRAIDMIDEYRPGDVAFTNDPYSGFVATHAPDTHLWKPVFFEDEIIAWTGGHIHNTDMGGAVPASLSRALTEIHQEGIRFPPMKLVREGVFDEQILRIMTTNVRKPDLNIGDIKALVGALNTGERKILAMVEKFGKTAFLDGVEALLDHAEAQARDILRAMPDGRWVFADYADEDSVAANPCRLKLTLTILGDEAVLDFTGSDPQLASSLNVPSGGDPRHTMLLVGVYYVLYTINPKILLNTGLTRPFTCITPEGSVLNPTFPAAVGMRSLTCARLRSVIFGAFSQAVPERLPAAPAGNNCIVNVMTTDERTGNRIIAAVNPVVGGGGGMPHRDGTNGSGADAAYLKNTPIEITEMETPVEFVRYGLATDSGGAGRWRGGLATHMAFRVFSPDTRITARNRDRGFFRPWGVLGGRAAGLSDMVVNPGTPGERRLGNIDTAVLQPGDVLDIRSAGGGGRGDPFTREPWRVAQDVARGYVSTEAAEREYGVVVRNGVLDAEATDRLRAGRPAPTAHFHFGPEREGYERQWTPAAYDFLTRTLDRLPVHWRFFAKTEIFSRMAGRTGAEGVEAALEEVYARFPEMPRAKAMVRETAE, from the coding sequence GTGTTCGATAGGATGAAGCTTCAGGTTCTGGCGAACCACGCGCGCTCGGCGGCCGAGAACATGGCCCACACGCTCCAGCGCACCGCCCATTCCGCCTTCGTCAAGGAGACGGAGGATTTCACCGTCATGCTGCTGAACCGCCGGGGCGAGACCTTCGGTGTGCCGATGGAGCTGGGAGCGACCTGGTATCCCGGCCTGACCTATGGCCGGGCCATTGACATGATCGATGAGTATCGGCCGGGCGACGTCGCCTTCACCAACGATCCCTATTCCGGCTTCGTCGCGACCCACGCCCCCGACACCCATTTGTGGAAGCCGGTCTTCTTTGAGGACGAGATCATCGCCTGGACCGGCGGGCACATCCACAACACCGACATGGGTGGCGCGGTACCGGCCTCGCTGTCGCGGGCGCTGACCGAAATCCATCAGGAAGGCATCCGCTTTCCGCCAATGAAGCTGGTTCGCGAAGGGGTATTCGACGAGCAGATCCTGCGGATCATGACCACCAACGTCCGCAAACCCGACCTGAACATCGGCGACATCAAGGCGCTGGTCGGCGCGCTCAACACCGGAGAGCGCAAGATCCTCGCCATGGTCGAGAAGTTCGGCAAGACCGCTTTCCTCGATGGCGTCGAGGCGCTGCTGGACCATGCCGAGGCGCAGGCGCGCGACATACTGCGCGCCATGCCTGACGGCCGGTGGGTGTTCGCCGATTATGCCGACGAGGATTCGGTGGCCGCCAACCCCTGCCGTCTGAAGCTGACCCTGACGATTCTGGGCGACGAGGCGGTGCTGGACTTCACCGGCTCGGATCCGCAGCTGGCCTCATCGCTGAACGTGCCGTCCGGCGGGGATCCCCGCCATACCATGCTGCTGGTCGGGGTCTATTACGTCCTCTACACCATCAACCCGAAGATCCTGCTCAACACCGGCCTGACTCGGCCCTTCACCTGCATCACCCCGGAAGGCTCGGTCTTGAACCCGACCTTCCCGGCGGCGGTGGGCATGCGGTCGCTGACCTGCGCCCGGCTGCGCTCGGTCATCTTCGGCGCCTTCTCCCAGGCGGTGCCGGAGCGTCTTCCGGCGGCGCCCGCCGGCAACAACTGCATCGTCAATGTGATGACCACCGACGAGCGGACGGGCAATCGCATCATTGCCGCGGTGAACCCGGTGGTCGGCGGCGGCGGCGGCATGCCGCACCGCGACGGCACCAACGGGTCGGGGGCCGACGCCGCCTATCTAAAGAACACGCCGATCGAGATCACCGAGATGGAAACCCCGGTGGAGTTCGTCCGCTACGGGCTTGCGACCGACAGCGGCGGAGCCGGGCGCTGGCGAGGCGGGCTGGCGACCCATATGGCCTTCCGCGTTTTCTCCCCCGACACCCGGATTACCGCGCGCAACCGCGACCGCGGCTTCTTCCGTCCCTGGGGCGTCCTGGGCGGCCGGGCGGCAGGGCTCTCCGACATGGTGGTCAATCCCGGCACGCCGGGTGAAAGGCGGCTGGGCAACATCGACACAGCCGTGCTGCAACCGGGTGACGTGCTGGACATCCGTTCGGCCGGTGGCGGCGGCCGGGGCGACCCCTTCACCCGCGAGCCATGGCGGGTGGCGCAGGACGTGGCGCGTGGCTATGTCTCCACGGAGGCGGCGGAGCGGGAGTATGGCGTCGTCGTCCGCAATGGCGTGCTCGACGCCGAGGCCACCGACCGGCTGCGTGCGGGCAGGCCGGCACCCACCGCGCATTTCCATTTCGGACCGGAGCGCGAGGGCTACGAGCGGCAATGGACACCCGCCGCCTATGATTTCCTGACGCGGACCCTGGACCGCCTGCCGGTCCACTGGCGGTTCTTCGCCAAGACGGAAATCTTCAGCCGCATGGCCGGACGCACCGGGGCCGAGGGAGTCGAAGCGGCGCTGGAGGAGGTCTATGCCCGCTTCCCCGAGATGCCGCGCGCCAAGGCCATGGTCCGGGAGACGGCGGAATGA
- a CDS encoding GNAT family N-acetyltransferase: MSERGLDDGSEAGESTDAPLPASLTVDAFDVRMADIADIDLERLQALSISVGWPHRAEDWQFAREVGHGFVALDEIDRVLGSAMWFPHGDDFATIGMVMTSPRLQSLGVGEWLMKRVLSASAGRTYRLSATRAALALYRSLGFIGHRTVFQCQGEARRSDQPPPAGPVRRLEAADLAAVTDLDERAFGISRAGLIARLFDQSVGYGLERDGGLAAFALCRPFGRGHVVGPVVAGLDEDAVAVVQPHVNEHDGRFLRLDTHLDEGIFPLFVARSGLKIHDTVLTMSLGAPLTDPSTRGSDRPVTFALATQALG; encoded by the coding sequence TTGAGCGAACGCGGTCTTGATGATGGATCGGAGGCTGGAGAGTCGACGGACGCCCCGTTACCGGCCTCCCTCACGGTCGACGCCTTCGACGTACGGATGGCCGACATCGCCGACATCGACCTGGAGCGCCTGCAGGCGCTGTCGATCTCGGTCGGCTGGCCGCATCGCGCCGAGGACTGGCAGTTCGCGCGCGAGGTCGGCCATGGTTTCGTCGCGCTGGACGAGATCGACCGGGTGCTGGGATCGGCGATGTGGTTTCCCCATGGCGACGATTTCGCCACCATCGGCATGGTGATGACGTCGCCCCGGCTGCAATCGCTGGGGGTCGGCGAATGGCTGATGAAGCGGGTGCTGTCGGCGTCGGCGGGACGCACCTATCGGCTCAGCGCGACCCGCGCGGCTCTGGCGCTGTACCGCTCGCTCGGCTTCATTGGTCATCGCACGGTGTTCCAATGCCAGGGCGAAGCGCGCCGGAGCGACCAGCCCCCCCCCGCCGGGCCGGTGCGGCGGCTGGAGGCGGCGGATCTCGCGGCGGTGACGGATCTTGATGAGCGCGCCTTCGGAATCTCGCGCGCCGGGTTGATCGCGCGGCTTTTCGACCAATCGGTCGGCTATGGCCTGGAGCGCGACGGTGGGCTGGCGGCTTTCGCCCTCTGCCGTCCCTTCGGCCGTGGGCATGTGGTCGGTCCCGTGGTCGCCGGGCTGGACGAGGATGCGGTCGCGGTGGTGCAGCCCCATGTGAACGAGCATGATGGCCGTTTCCTGCGCCTGGACACCCATCTTGACGAAGGAATCTTCCCGCTGTTCGTCGCCCGGTCGGGTTTGAAAATCCACGACACGGTGCTAACCATGTCGCTCGGCGCGCCGCTGACCGATCCGTCGACGCGGGGGTCGGACCGCCCCGTCACCTTCGCACTCGCAACCCAGGCTCTGGGTTGA
- a CDS encoding (2Fe-2S)-binding protein: protein MSGTAGGRLVRLAETEREPVRFLLDGVERTALVGDTVLTAILTNAPALRQAEFGPEQRAGFCLMGACQDCWIWQEQGTRLRACSTQVADGMRLLTRARENWP from the coding sequence ATGAGCGGGACGGCGGGAGGCCGGCTTGTAAGGCTGGCCGAGACGGAGCGGGAGCCGGTCCGCTTCCTGCTGGATGGCGTGGAGCGCACCGCCCTGGTGGGTGACACCGTGCTGACGGCGATCCTCACCAACGCACCGGCGCTGCGGCAGGCGGAATTCGGGCCGGAGCAGCGCGCCGGCTTCTGTCTGATGGGGGCTTGCCAGGATTGCTGGATCTGGCAGGAGCAGGGGACACGCCTGCGCGCCTGTTCCACCCAGGTGGCCGACGGCATGCGGCTTCTGACCCGGGCGCGGGAGAATTGGCCATGA
- a CDS encoding FAD-binding oxidoreductase: MKVIVLGGGLMGSAAAFFLARRGLRVTLLERHRVGTGATVASFGNIRRSGRYLPQLPLAHRSRALWGETERLLGRDVEFRATGHLRLVFDEDGLADMRRYIADARPWGLELEELTPPEIRRRFPGLGPGAIAASFSPQDGSGNPRLIAPAFADAARRLGAEIVEDCGPVEVSATSSGFEAVTQRGRFSADCLLNAAGAWGARIAAGFGEPVPMEAYGPQMGVTEPLPHRILPVVGMWSRAGGDGYLRQVERGNIVFGGAAERVTVPLDPGHAKADPARLPGQLRGLVRLLPAIADVAVIRTWSGCEGYVADKLPVMGPSVTTPGLFHAFGFSGHGFQLGPGVGDVMAEIIATGRTDTPLDDFRIDRFQAIGKS; this comes from the coding sequence ATGAAGGTTATCGTGCTGGGCGGCGGGCTGATGGGATCGGCCGCTGCCTTTTTCCTGGCCCGGCGCGGCCTGCGCGTGACGCTGCTGGAACGCCACCGCGTCGGTACGGGCGCCACGGTGGCATCCTTCGGCAACATCCGCCGCAGCGGGCGCTATCTGCCGCAGTTGCCGCTCGCCCACCGGTCGCGGGCGCTGTGGGGCGAGACGGAGCGGCTGCTGGGCCGCGATGTGGAGTTCCGCGCCACCGGCCATCTGCGGCTGGTGTTCGACGAGGATGGGTTGGCTGACATGCGCCGCTACATCGCCGACGCGCGCCCCTGGGGGCTGGAGTTGGAGGAACTGACGCCGCCGGAGATCCGCCGCCGCTTTCCCGGCCTGGGGCCGGGCGCCATCGCCGCGTCCTTCTCGCCGCAGGACGGCAGCGGCAACCCGCGCCTGATCGCGCCGGCCTTTGCCGACGCCGCCCGCCGACTGGGCGCCGAGATCGTGGAAGACTGCGGTCCGGTCGAGGTGTCGGCCACCAGTTCCGGCTTCGAGGCGGTGACGCAGCGGGGCCGATTCAGCGCGGACTGCCTGCTGAACGCCGCCGGCGCCTGGGGTGCCCGGATCGCCGCCGGCTTCGGCGAGCCCGTGCCGATGGAGGCGTACGGACCGCAGATGGGCGTCACCGAACCGCTGCCGCACCGCATCCTGCCGGTGGTCGGCATGTGGTCGCGCGCGGGCGGTGACGGCTATCTGCGACAGGTGGAGCGCGGCAACATCGTGTTCGGCGGAGCGGCGGAGCGGGTGACGGTACCGCTCGACCCCGGCCATGCGAAGGCCGACCCGGCGCGGCTGCCCGGACAACTGCGGGGGCTGGTCCGGCTGCTGCCGGCCATTGCCGATGTCGCGGTGATCCGCACCTGGTCGGGCTGCGAAGGCTATGTCGCCGACAAGCTGCCGGTGATGGGGCCGTCGGTGACGACGCCGGGCCTGTTCCACGCCTTCGGCTTCAGCGGCCACGGATTCCAGCTCGGCCCCGGTGTCGGCGACGTGATGGCGGAAATCATCGCCACCGGGCGCACCGACACGCCGCTGGATGATTTCCGCATCGACCGCTTCCAGGCCATCGGCAAATCCTGA
- a CDS encoding NAD(P)/FAD-dependent oxidoreductase encodes MTEPQVVIVGAGPAGIRAAETLAAAGLRPTVIDEGARAGGQIYRRPPEEFTRPPATLYGSQAGKAVALHTAFDGLVVAGRIVHLPRHSVVALADGVLHAVGDGGSRRIGYDRLILATGATDRLAPVPGWQAPGVYSLGAMQIALKAQGVAMGRRIVLAGSGPLLTLLATQLLKAGAGVAAVLDTAGLRGQIAAFPDLAVRPSFALQGLAMRARLGRLYHAGVVLEGIEAADGGVTAVRWTDAGGRSRSTACDAVGLGWHLKAETQLADLAGCRFVYDGTWAQWLPCADAMGRAGDGIYLAGDGLRLLGADGAEVAGRLAAAACLSDLGWPTPDIAADLRRLDRLERFACGVARAFPWPADQVRALPDDTVLCRCEGITAGAVRETAAYGGVEANRVKSLGRAGMGRCQGRYCQLAAVELIAATGRLVDAGDVGRLRAQAPVRPATIAALLEGE; translated from the coding sequence ATGACCGAACCACAAGTCGTCATCGTCGGCGCCGGTCCGGCCGGGATCCGTGCGGCGGAAACGCTCGCGGCGGCCGGGTTGCGCCCGACGGTGATCGACGAGGGGGCGCGGGCCGGCGGGCAGATCTACCGCCGTCCGCCCGAGGAATTCACCCGTCCACCGGCGACGCTCTACGGCTCGCAGGCCGGCAAGGCGGTAGCGCTGCACACGGCTTTCGATGGGTTGGTGGTGGCAGGGCGCATCGTGCATCTGCCGCGCCATTCGGTCGTGGCGCTGGCTGACGGGGTGTTGCATGCGGTGGGCGATGGCGGAAGCCGGCGGATCGGCTATGACCGGCTGATCCTGGCGACCGGGGCGACCGACCGTCTTGCTCCGGTGCCGGGCTGGCAGGCGCCCGGCGTCTACAGCCTCGGCGCGATGCAGATCGCGCTGAAGGCTCAGGGCGTAGCTATGGGCCGGCGGATCGTGCTGGCCGGGTCGGGGCCGCTGCTGACCCTGCTGGCGACGCAACTGCTGAAGGCAGGGGCAGGGGTCGCGGCGGTTCTCGACACCGCCGGTCTGCGCGGCCAGATCGCCGCCTTTCCCGACCTTGCCGTCCGCCCGTCCTTCGCCCTGCAAGGGCTGGCGATGCGGGCGCGGCTGGGGCGGCTCTACCATGCCGGCGTCGTTCTGGAGGGGATCGAGGCGGCGGATGGCGGGGTGACGGCGGTGCGCTGGACGGATGCCGGCGGGCGGTCACGGAGCACGGCCTGCGACGCGGTGGGGCTCGGTTGGCATCTGAAGGCGGAAACCCAGCTTGCCGATCTTGCCGGCTGCCGCTTCGTCTATGACGGGACCTGGGCGCAATGGTTGCCCTGTGCAGACGCCATGGGCCGCGCCGGGGATGGGATCTATCTGGCCGGCGATGGCCTGCGCCTGTTGGGGGCCGATGGGGCGGAGGTCGCCGGCCGCCTCGCCGCCGCCGCCTGCCTGTCCGACCTGGGTTGGCCCACACCAGACATCGCTGCCGACCTGAGGCGGCTCGACCGGCTGGAGCGCTTCGCATGCGGCGTTGCTCGCGCCTTCCCCTGGCCAGCCGATCAGGTGCGTGCTCTGCCCGACGACACCGTCCTGTGCCGTTGCGAGGGCATCACCGCCGGTGCCGTGCGTGAAACCGCTGCTTATGGCGGGGTGGAAGCCAACCGGGTCAAGTCGCTGGGCCGTGCCGGTATGGGGCGCTGCCAGGGGCGCTATTGCCAGCTGGCGGCGGTTGAGCTGATCGCCGCCACCGGAAGGCTCGTCGATGCCGGTGATGTTGGCCGGCTGCGGGCGCAGGCGCCTGTTCGGCCGGCGACCATCGCAGCACTGCTGGAGGGGGAATAA